One Mercurialis annua linkage group LG3, ddMerAnnu1.2, whole genome shotgun sequence DNA window includes the following coding sequences:
- the LOC126672892 gene encoding uncharacterized protein LOC126672892 has product MDKGKEPMREEGAPENSAKKQNAPIVIPDEERWMDEQHTLKGGEEHLEEKVRQVMSRLGIRCEDVDISLRSDSPLADFIISHEFPTKFRYPPNLESYDGTGCPKSHIHKFQAVINVQTNLDHVLCKLFPTTLKGLAQEWYQSLKPGSVLTFKQFSGLFQARFVACIPQKKLSTDLLAIMQWEGETLRKYVERFNKEAMQIEDLSQEIAYTALLNGTTNSDLRKELLAKSPKSFTTLMTIAHTQIRVDDGQREIENRLGRVEERTFAERRNGDRSPTGKRFGEKGNDHFKNKRKKDEDRRYTPLNTTRTNVLFWVKDSREKVRWPRKMNAASASKRDNSKYCEFHRDNGHTTNECWHLKEEIEKLIERGSLSQFVKRDTEARETESERKKERKEETARRPRPEPAGVVNIIMGGSTGGDNNTTRKKAARTVYSVSPGAPNAKKFRSISFSEGDSHGLSVPHEDP; this is encoded by the coding sequence ATGGACAAGGGAAAAGAACCGATGCGAGAGGAAGGTGCCCCGGAAAATTCCGCAAAGAAACAAAACGCCCCCATAGTAATTCCAGACGAAGAACGTTGGATGGATGAACAACACACCCTCAAAGGCGGAGAAGAGCATCTGGAGGAAAAAGTCCGCCAGGTCATGAGCAGGCTTGGAATAAGATGTGAAGACGTAGACATCTCTCTTCGAAGTGACTCACCACTTGCAGATTTCATCATCTCTCACGAGTTCCCTACAAAGTTCAGATACCCTCCAAATTTGGAATCATACGATGGAACAGGCTGTCCCAAGAGCCATATTCACAAATTCCAAGCGGTGATCAATGTTCAGACAAACTTAGATCACGTACTATGCAAACTTTTTCCTACTACCTTGAAAGGTCTGGCGCAGGAATGGTACCAGAGTTTAAAGCCAGGATCAGTGCTGACGTTCAAACAATTCTCAGGACTCTTCCAGGCTAGATTCGTGGCATGCATCCCTCAAAAGAAGCTGTCCACAGACTTGTTGGCCATCATGCAATGGGAAGGAGAGACACTCAGGAAGTATGTAGAAAGATTCAATAAGGAGGCGATGCAGATAGAAGACCTGAGCCAGGAGATCGCCTACACAGCATTACTCAATGGAACTACCAACTCCGACCTACGAAAGGAATTGTTggctaaatcaccaaaatcattTACCACACTGATGACCATCGCACATACACAGATCAGAGTGGATGATGGCCAGAGAGAGATAGAGAATCGCCTCGGACGGGTAGAAGAACGAACGTTTGCAGAAAGAAGGAATGGGGACAGATCGCCCACAGGAAAGAGGTTCGGAGAAAAAGGCAACGaccatttcaaaaataaaaggaaaaaagacgAAGATAGGCGATATACGCCCCTGAACACAACCAGAACTAACGTACTGTTTTGGGTAAAAGACAGCCGAGAGAAGGTCAGATGGCCAAGGAAGATGAACGCTGCATCAGCCAGCAAAAGAGACAACAGCAAATACTGCGAATTTCACAGAGACAACGGCCACACCACAAATGAATGCTGGCACCTGAAGGAGGAGATAGAGAAGCTGATAGAAAGGGGATCCCTTTCCCAGTTCGTAAAAAGGGACACCGAAGCCAGAGAGACGgaatcagaaagaaagaaagagcggAAAGAAGAAACCGCCAGAAGACCCAGACCAGAGCCAGCAGGCGTGGTTAACATAATAATGGGCGGATCGACCGGAGGAGACAACAATACTACAAGAAAGAAAGCTGCAAGAACAGTCTACTCAGTTAGCCCAGGTGCACCAAATGCTAAGAAATTCAGAAGCATATCTTTTTCGGAGGGCGATAGTCATGGCTTATCAGTCCCCCATGAGGACCCCTAG